One Tessaracoccus lacteus DNA window includes the following coding sequences:
- a CDS encoding glycerol dehydratase reactivase beta/small subunit family protein — translation MTRKPTPPAILCHVNARVPEPALTSLLLGIEEEGVPVEVHRFDELNPLTLAHEAAVSSRLGIGLGVSLDYVVTTTEKLDEGRPYIAQFLGECPEQDRVIGSNAARIVKRIPLRSAPERNH, via the coding sequence ATGACGAGAAAGCCGACCCCGCCCGCCATCCTGTGCCACGTCAACGCGCGGGTCCCAGAGCCTGCCCTCACGTCGCTGCTGCTCGGCATCGAGGAGGAAGGGGTGCCGGTCGAGGTGCACCGCTTCGACGAGCTGAACCCGCTGACGCTGGCGCATGAGGCCGCCGTCTCCTCCCGGCTGGGGATCGGGCTGGGCGTCTCGCTCGACTACGTCGTCACCACCACAGAGAAGCTCGACGAGGGGCGTCCGTACATCGCGCAGTTCCTCGGCGAATGCCCCGAACAGGACCGGGTCATCGGCTCGAACGCCGCCCGGATCGTCAAACGCATCCCACTTCGAAGCGCACCGGAAAGGAACCACTGA
- a CDS encoding BMC domain-containing protein, which yields MSQALGLIETKGLVGAVEAADAMTKSANVTLVGQEKIGSGLVTIMVRGDVGAVKAAVDAGAAAASRVGELVSQHVIPRPHADVEKLLPQV from the coding sequence ATGAGCCAGGCACTGGGCCTCATCGAGACCAAGGGTCTCGTCGGCGCCGTCGAGGCGGCCGATGCCATGACCAAGTCGGCCAACGTGACCCTCGTCGGCCAGGAGAAGATCGGCTCCGGCCTCGTGACGATCATGGTCCGCGGCGACGTCGGTGCCGTCAAGGCCGCCGTCGACGCGGGCGCGGCAGCAGCCTCGCGCGTCGGTGAGCTCGTCTCGCAGCACGTCATCCCGCGGCCGCACGCCGACGTCGAGAAGCTGCTCCCGCAGGTCTGA
- the eutJ gene encoding ethanolamine utilization protein EutJ — MSTMTTTPTSQLDRFARQVRSGRTVAPSGACRLGVDLGTGNIVLAVVDGDDHPVGGAWLRSTVVRDGVVVDWLGAVRAVGQLRDTLAGKLGVTFREAAVAIPPGIDAGTTKVFTNVLEACGLEASEVVDEPVAAATALGVTDGVVIDVGHGTTGVSILRDSEVLKSVDQATGGHHMTLVISGALGIDYEAAEQLKRDPAQGDLVIGLIRPTLEKMATIAAEATVGYEEFPVYLVGGSSSYPQSPAVFEGVLRRPVTRPDEPLFPTPLGTAMRRNR; from the coding sequence ATGAGCACCATGACCACGACGCCCACGTCCCAGCTCGACCGGTTCGCCCGCCAGGTGCGGTCCGGTCGGACGGTCGCGCCCAGCGGCGCGTGCCGGCTGGGCGTCGACCTCGGCACGGGCAACATCGTGCTCGCCGTGGTCGACGGGGACGACCATCCCGTCGGCGGGGCCTGGCTCCGCTCGACGGTCGTCCGTGACGGGGTCGTGGTCGACTGGCTGGGGGCCGTGAGGGCCGTCGGTCAGCTGCGTGACACGCTCGCCGGGAAGCTCGGCGTCACGTTCCGCGAGGCCGCGGTCGCGATTCCTCCGGGCATCGACGCGGGCACCACCAAGGTGTTCACCAACGTGCTGGAGGCATGTGGGCTCGAGGCGTCCGAGGTCGTCGACGAGCCCGTCGCCGCGGCTACGGCGCTCGGCGTCACCGACGGCGTCGTGATCGATGTCGGTCATGGCACCACCGGGGTCTCGATCCTGCGGGACTCCGAGGTGCTGAAATCCGTGGACCAGGCCACCGGTGGCCACCACATGACCCTGGTGATCTCGGGCGCACTCGGCATCGACTACGAGGCCGCAGAGCAGCTCAAGCGTGACCCCGCGCAGGGCGATCTCGTGATCGGCCTGATCCGCCCGACGCTCGAGAAGATGGCGACCATCGCCGCGGAGGCGACGGTCGGCTACGAGGAGTTCCCCGTCTACCTCGTGGGCGGCTCGAGCTCCTACCCGCAGTCCCCGGCCGTGTTCGAGGGCGTCCTCCGGCGCCCCGTCACCCGGCCGGACGAGCCGCTGTTCCCCACCCCGCTGGGAACGGCGATGAGGAGGAACAGGTGA
- a CDS encoding diol dehydratase reactivase subunit alpha, protein MRLIAGIDIGNATTEVALAEADGDKLTFLASSTIPTTGIKGTDANIQGIFHALNVALKNGGRQLADLDLVRINEAAPVIGDVAMETITETIITESTMIGHNPATPGGLGIGVGTTIDIAHLATAPVGVPYIVVADRSFAYDEVARRINEAHVDVTGAILQADDGVLVHNRLDRKIPIVDEVGLIEKVPLGMLAAIEVAEVGRIVETLANPFGIATLFGLDAQDTKQVVPLARSLVGNRSAVVIKTPKGDVQERRIPAGRLTVLGDSTKAEVDVDRGAEEIMHAVGKVRHVTDVVGEPGTNVGGMMEKVRVTMAQLTNLQPRDVNITDLLAVDTQVPQQVAGGIANEFSMEAAVGIAVMVKTDRLQMQKIAQHMASELGIDVEVGGVEADMAIRGALTTPGTAAPIAILDMGAGSTDASVMRSDGTGTSIHLAGAGNMVTLMIQSELGLDTFDTAEDVKRYPLAKVETVFNIRHEDGTVQFFDEPLPPQVYARTVILKPEGLVPLDLSLPVEAIRQVRIRAKERVFVTNAIRALRKVSPTDNVRDIDFVVLVGGSALDFEIPQLVTHALAEYRVVAGRANIRGTEGPRNAVATGLALSFAEQRK, encoded by the coding sequence ATGCGCCTGATCGCCGGTATCGACATCGGCAACGCGACAACGGAGGTCGCGCTCGCTGAGGCGGACGGGGATAAGCTCACGTTCCTGGCCAGCTCGACGATCCCGACCACGGGCATCAAGGGCACCGACGCAAACATCCAGGGCATCTTCCACGCGCTCAACGTCGCGCTGAAGAACGGCGGCCGCCAGCTCGCCGACCTCGACCTGGTGCGCATCAACGAGGCCGCCCCCGTCATCGGCGACGTCGCGATGGAGACCATCACCGAGACGATCATCACCGAGTCGACGATGATCGGCCACAACCCGGCGACGCCCGGCGGGCTCGGCATCGGAGTCGGCACCACCATCGACATCGCGCACCTGGCCACCGCGCCCGTCGGCGTGCCGTATATCGTCGTCGCCGACCGCTCCTTCGCCTACGACGAGGTCGCGCGACGCATCAACGAGGCCCACGTCGACGTGACCGGCGCCATCCTGCAGGCCGATGACGGCGTCCTGGTCCACAACCGGCTCGACCGCAAGATCCCGATCGTCGACGAGGTCGGCCTGATCGAGAAGGTCCCGCTCGGCATGCTTGCCGCGATCGAGGTGGCCGAGGTCGGCCGCATCGTCGAGACGTTGGCCAACCCCTTCGGCATCGCGACCCTCTTCGGGCTCGACGCGCAGGACACCAAGCAGGTCGTCCCGCTCGCCCGTTCTCTGGTCGGCAACCGTTCGGCGGTCGTCATCAAGACCCCCAAGGGCGACGTGCAGGAGCGCCGCATTCCCGCCGGAAGGCTCACGGTGCTCGGCGACTCGACCAAGGCCGAGGTCGACGTCGACCGCGGGGCCGAGGAGATCATGCACGCCGTCGGCAAGGTCCGCCATGTGACGGACGTCGTCGGCGAGCCGGGCACCAACGTCGGCGGCATGATGGAGAAGGTCCGCGTCACCATGGCGCAGCTCACCAACCTGCAGCCACGCGACGTCAACATCACCGACCTGCTCGCGGTCGACACCCAGGTGCCCCAGCAGGTCGCAGGCGGCATCGCAAACGAGTTCTCGATGGAGGCCGCCGTCGGCATCGCCGTCATGGTCAAGACCGACCGGCTGCAGATGCAGAAGATCGCGCAGCACATGGCCTCCGAGCTCGGCATCGACGTGGAGGTCGGCGGCGTCGAGGCCGACATGGCGATCCGGGGCGCGCTGACCACGCCCGGCACCGCCGCACCCATTGCCATCCTCGACATGGGAGCCGGGTCCACGGACGCGTCCGTCATGCGCTCCGACGGAACCGGCACGTCAATCCACCTGGCTGGGGCCGGCAACATGGTCACACTCATGATCCAGTCGGAGCTCGGCCTCGACACCTTCGACACCGCCGAGGACGTGAAGCGGTACCCGTTGGCCAAGGTCGAGACGGTCTTCAACATCCGCCACGAGGACGGCACCGTCCAGTTCTTCGACGAGCCGCTGCCCCCGCAGGTCTACGCCCGCACAGTCATCCTGAAGCCTGAGGGCCTAGTCCCGCTCGACCTCAGCCTGCCCGTCGAGGCCATCCGCCAGGTGCGCATCCGCGCCAAGGAGCGTGTCTTCGTCACCAACGCCATCCGCGCGCTGCGTAAGGTCAGCCCCACCGACAACGTCCGCGACATCGACTTCGTCGTGCTCGTCGGAGGCTCTGCCCTCGACTTCGAGATCCCGCAGCTCGTCACGCACGCGCTGGCCGAGTACCGCGTCGTCGCTGGCCGGGCCAACATCCGCGGCACCGAGGGGCCGCGCAACGCGGTCGCCACCGGGCTCGCCCTGAGCTTCGCGGAGCAGCGGAAATGA
- a CDS encoding cob(I)yrinic acid a,c-diamide adenosyltransferase: MPAIYTRTGDKGTTGLFGGSRVIKQSLRVEAYGTVDEANAALGAAKAGLEPGPWRDRIHAIQQRMFVAGAELASDAKGAEILDNKISTADIEGLEHLIDDCLAITGPQRSFVVPGRDEVSAPFHVARTVIRRAERRCLTLAEHEPVRPELIKFLNRLSDAVYSVARLTETWYELAHVEQVVRDTVARYWPQLDGLLSPSGSLSPSGSLSPSGSLSPSGSLSLSKGPELVEGEGVSGSSRVDKLNDPAETSRWGAMRTHCDARTPEALLRLAKDLADAAEKRSVQLGVPMVIVVVDAAGNQVLLHRMPGSLIASLEIAANKAWSANAFKMPTADLGPLAAEGGALPGLAGGNSGRVVLFGGGVPLIVDGAVIGALGISGGTVDEDCDVATYALTTVMGAQK, encoded by the coding sequence ATGCCCGCCATCTACACCCGCACCGGCGACAAGGGGACCACCGGCCTGTTCGGCGGCTCCCGCGTCATCAAGCAGAGCCTGCGCGTCGAGGCATACGGGACCGTCGACGAGGCCAACGCGGCGCTGGGCGCGGCGAAGGCCGGGCTCGAGCCGGGGCCGTGGCGAGACCGGATCCACGCGATCCAGCAGCGCATGTTCGTCGCGGGTGCGGAACTCGCCTCCGACGCCAAGGGCGCCGAGATCCTGGACAACAAGATCTCCACCGCAGACATCGAGGGCCTTGAGCACCTGATCGACGACTGCCTGGCCATCACGGGCCCGCAGCGCTCGTTCGTGGTGCCAGGGCGCGACGAGGTCTCCGCCCCGTTCCATGTCGCCCGCACCGTCATCCGCCGGGCCGAGCGCCGCTGCCTGACCCTTGCCGAGCATGAGCCCGTCCGGCCGGAACTCATCAAGTTCCTCAACCGACTCTCCGACGCCGTCTACTCGGTCGCCCGCCTCACGGAGACGTGGTACGAGCTGGCGCACGTCGAGCAGGTCGTCCGCGACACCGTCGCCAGGTACTGGCCGCAGCTGGACGGTTTACTGAGCCCTTCCGGTTCCCTGAGCCCTTCCGGTTCCCTGAGCCCCTCCGGTTCCCTGAGCCCCTCCGGTTCCCTGAGCTTGTCGAAGGGCCCTGAGCTTGTCGAAGGGGAAGGCGTCTCAGGTTCGTCGCGTGTCGACAAGCTCAACGATCCGGCTGAGACCTCCCGCTGGGGGGCGATGCGGACGCACTGCGACGCACGCACGCCCGAGGCGCTGCTCAGGCTCGCCAAGGACCTGGCCGACGCGGCCGAGAAGCGCTCGGTGCAGCTGGGCGTGCCCATGGTGATCGTCGTGGTCGACGCGGCGGGTAACCAGGTGCTGCTGCACCGGATGCCCGGGTCGTTGATCGCGAGCCTGGAGATCGCCGCCAACAAGGCCTGGAGCGCGAACGCGTTCAAGATGCCCACCGCCGACCTCGGGCCGCTGGCGGCCGAGGGCGGCGCCCTCCCCGGACTGGCGGGGGGCAACTCGGGACGCGTCGTCCTCTTCGGAGGCGGCGTCCCACTCATCGTCGACGGTGCCGTCATCGGCGCCCTCGGCATCTCCGGCGGCACCGTCGACGAGGACTGCGACGTCGCCACTTATGCACTGACAACCGTGATGGGAGCACAGAAATGA
- a CDS encoding diol dehydratase small subunit has protein sequence MDQEQLIRQIMSEVMKNLGGNDNVTFEKKAPAAAAATPASSGRKVGVAEYPLAEKNPQLVKTDSGLGLTDLTFDKLKSGQLKASDFKISAETLELQAQIAEDSGRSPLARNMRRAAELVSVPDERLLAIYNALRPYRSTKAELYDIAAELEGTYGAKVSAGFVREAADVYESRGRLRVD, from the coding sequence ATGGATCAAGAGCAACTGATTCGACAGATCATGTCCGAGGTCATGAAGAACCTCGGCGGCAACGACAACGTCACCTTCGAGAAGAAGGCCCCCGCGGCGGCTGCTGCCACCCCGGCGTCCTCCGGACGGAAGGTCGGTGTGGCGGAGTACCCGCTCGCCGAGAAGAACCCCCAGCTGGTCAAGACCGATTCCGGTCTCGGGCTGACTGACCTGACGTTCGACAAGTTGAAGAGCGGCCAGCTGAAGGCCTCGGACTTCAAGATCTCCGCGGAGACCCTTGAGCTCCAGGCGCAGATCGCCGAGGACTCCGGCCGTAGCCCGCTGGCGCGCAACATGCGTCGCGCCGCCGAGCTCGTTTCAGTCCCCGACGAGCGACTGCTTGCCATCTACAACGCCCTGCGCCCGTACCGCTCCACCAAGGCGGAGCTGTACGACATCGCCGCAGAGCTCGAGGGCACCTACGGTGCCAAGGTGTCCGCCGGATTCGTCCGGGAGGCCGCCGACGTCTACGAGTCGCGCGGACGCCTCCGCGTCGACTGA
- a CDS encoding propanediol/glycerol family dehydratase medium subunit, translating to MDQATLKSLIETVIREVVAESSGSAAPAGGGVATKTPTVGGNLSITETGDAQRGTDPKEVVIALSPAFSSTIHETIIGIPHAAVLREICAGIEEEGLKYRFVRLYKTADVGFVAHEAAKLSGSGIGIGIQSRGTTVIHQKDLPPLSNVELFSQSPLIDEATFRAIGKNAAKYAKGENPAPVPIRNDQMARPKYQAKAALLHNKETTLCDLNKKPQALQISFG from the coding sequence ATGGACCAAGCAACACTGAAGAGTCTCATCGAGACGGTCATCCGTGAGGTCGTCGCCGAGTCGAGCGGCTCGGCGGCCCCCGCTGGTGGCGGCGTCGCCACCAAGACGCCGACGGTCGGCGGAAACCTGAGCATCACCGAGACCGGCGACGCCCAGCGCGGCACCGATCCCAAGGAGGTCGTCATCGCGCTGTCGCCCGCCTTCAGCAGCACCATCCACGAGACCATCATCGGCATCCCGCATGCCGCGGTGCTCCGGGAGATCTGCGCAGGCATCGAGGAGGAGGGCCTGAAGTACCGCTTCGTCCGCCTCTACAAGACGGCAGACGTCGGCTTCGTCGCCCACGAGGCGGCCAAGCTGTCCGGCTCGGGCATCGGCATCGGCATCCAGTCGCGCGGCACGACGGTCATCCACCAGAAGGATCTGCCGCCGCTGTCGAACGTGGAGCTGTTCAGCCAGTCCCCGCTCATCGACGAGGCGACGTTCCGCGCCATCGGCAAGAACGCCGCCAAGTACGCCAAGGGCGAGAACCCCGCCCCGGTGCCGATCCGCAACGACCAGATGGCCCGGCCGAAGTACCAGGCCAAGGCGGCGCTGCTGCACAACAAGGAAACGACCCTCTGCGATCTGAACAAGAAGCCCCAGGCGCTTCAGATCAGCTTCGGCTAG
- the pduL gene encoding phosphate propanoyltransferase yields MSEAQLISTIVERVVARFNEADPTKVIVGISNRHVHLTDADFATLFGYDRPVVKKYVRQHGEFAAEESVTIHGPKGSFQRVRVMGPNRSATQVELSRTDCRALGLDAPMAQSGHLSEAAPIEIEGPEGRVALDHAAIVAGRHIHMGPADAEALGLKDQDRVSVVFPGERGGRFDNFLVRVKDSYLLELHLDTDEANAIGAKTGDYVTICPR; encoded by the coding sequence ATGTCCGAAGCGCAGCTGATCTCCACCATTGTCGAGCGCGTCGTCGCCAGGTTCAACGAGGCCGACCCGACGAAGGTCATCGTCGGAATCTCGAACCGGCACGTGCACCTGACCGACGCCGACTTCGCCACCCTGTTCGGCTACGACCGACCCGTCGTGAAGAAGTACGTCCGGCAGCACGGGGAGTTCGCAGCGGAGGAGTCCGTGACGATCCACGGCCCCAAGGGGTCGTTCCAGCGGGTCCGCGTGATGGGTCCGAACCGGTCGGCGACGCAGGTCGAGCTCAGCCGCACCGACTGCCGTGCGCTCGGCCTCGACGCGCCGATGGCGCAGTCCGGGCACCTGTCTGAGGCCGCGCCGATCGAGATCGAGGGGCCCGAAGGACGCGTCGCTCTCGACCACGCGGCGATCGTCGCCGGTCGACACATCCACATGGGACCCGCCGATGCGGAGGCACTCGGGCTCAAGGACCAGGACCGCGTCAGCGTCGTCTTCCCGGGAGAGCGCGGCGGCCGCTTCGACAACTTCCTCGTGCGGGTCAAGGACTCCTACCTCCTCGAGCTGCACCTGGACACCGACGAGGCCAACGCCATCGGCGCCAAGACCGGCGACTACGTGACGATCTGCCCGAGATGA
- a CDS encoding EutN/CcmL family microcompartment protein, translated as MYLAKVIGNVVSTSKDPRLVGFKLMLTRRLDESGALTGTPEVCVDTVGAGNGETVIVTKGSSARFAADRKEAPIDSTIVGIVDAVEIDER; from the coding sequence ATGTACCTGGCCAAGGTCATCGGGAACGTCGTCTCGACCAGCAAGGACCCCCGTCTCGTCGGCTTCAAGCTGATGCTGACCCGGCGCCTCGACGAGTCCGGCGCGCTGACCGGAACCCCTGAGGTGTGTGTCGACACCGTCGGCGCGGGCAACGGGGAGACGGTCATCGTCACCAAGGGCTCCTCGGCCCGCTTCGCGGCCGATCGCAAGGAAGCCCCCATCGACTCCACGATCGTCGGCATCGTCGACGCGGTCGAGATCGACGAGCGCTGA
- a CDS encoding aldehyde dehydrogenase family protein has product MTIDPTLLEAAVRKVLAALPADEKPSASGDGVFDDMDAAVAAASTAAKNYRACSLAERRRFVQAIRDCMTLPENLDYMAAQAVIETGMGDVAHKYLKNKFAAENTPGVEDLETSAWSGDHGLTTVEYSAYGVIGAITPTTNPTETVICNAIGMLAAGNAVVFSPHPRAKNLSLWQVRKLNKALAAAGAPANLIVTVSDPSIENTNKMIAHPDVRMLVATGGPGIVHTVLSSGKKAIGAGAGNPPVVVDETADIAHAAKCIVDGASFDNNLPCTAEKEIIAVDSIADLLKFNLLKNGAYEITPEQAKQLESIILNAKGTGPNTAWVGKPACEILQAIGIEPPAGVRLVVFEAAADHPFVVHELMMPVLGLVRVPDVDAAIELAVELEHGNRHTAIMHSRDVKKLTKMGREIQTTIFVKNGPSFNGIGIGGEGYSTFTIAGPTGEGLTRTRNFARTRRCVLVDDLNIR; this is encoded by the coding sequence ATGACGATCGACCCGACCCTGCTCGAAGCAGCCGTCCGCAAGGTGCTGGCGGCACTTCCCGCCGACGAGAAGCCGTCGGCCTCGGGCGACGGCGTGTTCGACGACATGGATGCTGCCGTCGCCGCGGCATCGACGGCAGCGAAGAACTACCGTGCCTGCTCGCTGGCGGAGCGGCGCCGCTTCGTCCAGGCCATCCGCGACTGCATGACCCTGCCGGAGAACCTCGACTACATGGCGGCCCAGGCGGTGATCGAGACCGGCATGGGTGACGTGGCGCACAAGTACCTGAAGAACAAGTTCGCCGCGGAGAACACGCCGGGCGTGGAGGACCTCGAGACCTCGGCGTGGTCCGGGGACCACGGCCTGACCACCGTGGAGTACTCCGCCTACGGCGTCATCGGAGCCATCACGCCGACGACCAACCCGACCGAGACCGTGATCTGCAACGCCATCGGCATGCTGGCCGCGGGCAACGCGGTGGTGTTCTCGCCGCACCCGCGCGCCAAGAACCTGTCGCTGTGGCAGGTCCGCAAGCTCAACAAGGCCCTCGCCGCCGCCGGGGCCCCCGCCAACCTGATCGTGACGGTCTCCGACCCGTCGATCGAGAACACCAACAAGATGATCGCGCACCCGGACGTGCGGATGCTGGTCGCCACCGGCGGCCCCGGCATCGTGCACACGGTGCTCAGCTCCGGCAAGAAGGCGATCGGAGCCGGCGCGGGCAACCCGCCCGTCGTGGTCGACGAGACGGCCGACATCGCCCACGCCGCCAAGTGCATCGTCGACGGCGCCAGCTTCGACAACAACCTTCCCTGCACGGCGGAGAAGGAGATCATCGCGGTGGACTCCATCGCCGACCTGCTGAAGTTCAACCTGCTCAAGAACGGCGCCTACGAGATCACGCCGGAGCAGGCGAAGCAGCTCGAGTCCATCATCCTCAACGCCAAGGGGACCGGCCCCAACACGGCATGGGTCGGTAAGCCGGCCTGCGAGATCCTGCAGGCCATCGGCATCGAGCCGCCTGCGGGAGTGCGCCTCGTGGTCTTCGAGGCCGCCGCGGACCACCCGTTCGTGGTGCACGAGCTGATGATGCCGGTCCTCGGCCTGGTGCGCGTGCCGGACGTCGACGCGGCGATCGAGCTGGCCGTCGAGCTGGAGCACGGCAACCGGCACACGGCCATCATGCACTCGCGCGACGTGAAGAAGCTCACCAAGATGGGCCGCGAGATCCAGACGACCATCTTCGTGAAGAACGGCCCGTCGTTCAACGGCATCGGCATCGGCGGCGAGGGCTACTCGACGTTCACGATCGCCGGGCCCACGGGCGAGGGGCTGACCCGCACGCGCAACTTCGCGCGGACCCGTCGCTGCGTCCTGGTCGACGACCTCAACATCCGCTGA
- a CDS encoding BMC domain-containing protein translates to MQALGLIEVVGLAAGFEAADVACKSANVDLVGYELAKGGGFVTIKVLGQVGAVSAAIDAAAVAAAKINRVVSKLVIPRPNDQIEPLVGNKLTRGWTAPTPPPEPEPVPTAVLDSDVTEVVEDTPQNTADEQSAAPKTRPATTARKTAAAKATTGRK, encoded by the coding sequence ATGCAAGCACTGGGACTCATCGAGGTCGTCGGCCTCGCGGCCGGCTTCGAGGCGGCAGACGTCGCCTGCAAGTCGGCAAACGTCGACCTGGTCGGCTACGAACTCGCCAAGGGCGGCGGCTTCGTGACCATCAAGGTCCTCGGCCAGGTCGGCGCCGTCTCCGCCGCGATCGACGCCGCCGCCGTCGCGGCCGCGAAGATCAACCGCGTGGTCAGCAAGCTGGTCATCCCGCGGCCGAACGACCAGATCGAGCCGTTGGTGGGCAACAAGCTCACGCGCGGCTGGACCGCCCCCACGCCCCCACCGGAGCCGGAGCCTGTGCCCACCGCGGTGCTCGACTCCGACGTCACTGAGGTCGTCGAGGACACCCCCCAAAACACCGCCGACGAACAGTCTGCGGCACCCAAGACCCGCCCGGCCACCACCGCGCGGAAGACCGCGGCCGCCAAGGCCACGACCGGAAGGAAGTAA
- a CDS encoding flavoprotein yields the protein MTEQELRSLIRQVVVEVLADVAPARPQPRNALVLFTGALLGFEASLESLRRLKATGLVNLDWTQTHSASKILDQQAIESIGMCPAEKSLVMGHDMLIIPTATVNMVAKVAHGIGDCLASNVMAEFIMFDKPVVLSVNACGDTPDKRGWFPDLPAGYSRMLQGNLEALASFGVTLASSETLDEAVRSLSLSKGPDNPGSLSPAGSLSPAGSLSLSKGPDNPGSLSPAGSLSPAGSLSLSKGPEPVEGDVSTGSTRFDKLNDPVSCPERLIHDRIVKTLEPGTTLRIGSRALITALARETAAARNIIIEREH from the coding sequence GTGACAGAGCAGGAGCTGCGCTCCCTGATCAGGCAGGTCGTCGTCGAGGTGCTCGCCGACGTGGCCCCAGCGCGCCCCCAGCCCCGCAATGCGCTGGTGCTGTTCACCGGCGCGCTGCTCGGGTTCGAGGCCTCGCTCGAGTCGCTGCGGCGGCTCAAGGCGACGGGTCTTGTCAACCTCGACTGGACCCAGACCCACTCCGCATCCAAGATCCTCGACCAGCAGGCCATCGAGTCCATCGGCATGTGCCCGGCAGAGAAATCGCTCGTGATGGGCCACGACATGCTGATCATCCCGACCGCGACCGTGAACATGGTCGCGAAGGTCGCACACGGCATCGGCGACTGCCTCGCCTCGAACGTGATGGCCGAGTTCATCATGTTCGACAAGCCGGTCGTCCTGTCCGTCAACGCCTGCGGAGACACCCCGGACAAGCGAGGTTGGTTCCCCGACCTGCCCGCCGGCTACTCGCGCATGCTGCAGGGCAATCTCGAGGCGCTCGCCTCCTTCGGCGTCACCCTGGCCTCGTCCGAGACGCTCGACGAGGCGGTCCGTTCCCTGAGCTTGTCGAAGGGCCCTGACAACCCCGGTTCCCTGAGCCCGGCCGGTTCCCTGAGCCCAGCCGGTTCCCTGAGCCTGTCGAAGGGCCCTGACAACCCCGGTTCCCTGAGCCCAGCCGGTTCCCTGAGCCCAGCCGGTTCCCTGAGCCTGTCGAAGGGCCCTGAGCCTGTCGAAGGGGACGTCTCGACAGGCTCAACGCGCTTCGACAAGCTCAACGACCCGGTCTCCTGCCCCGAGCGGCTGATCCACGACCGGATCGTGAAGACGCTGGAGCCCGGCACCACGCTGCGTATCGGCAGCCGCGCGCTCATCACCGCGCTCGCCCGCGAGACCGCGGCGGCGCGCAACATCATCATCGAGAGGGAGCACTGA